One genomic window of Anguilla anguilla isolate fAngAng1 chromosome 13, fAngAng1.pri, whole genome shotgun sequence includes the following:
- the kaznb gene encoding kazrin, periplakin interacting protein b isoform X1, protein MDDNGQPDECADGAVQSCSHEGAILRPHAALRPGQLGTGDMPAADPSQHNMHDPPWDESWEEVQEEVLLLNQMKDMDRSPVGGAEEMSVTKLWEQLTQRDQELRRAKEALQAMKADRKRLKMEKEDLEKQMQELYATLESREEQLRDFIRNYEQHRKESEDAVKMLAKEKDLLEREKWELKRESKEAIDCANILHSKLQLREKRSKELEAELSTAKQSLCSLTKDVPKRHSLATPTELVTPGNQEWTKQAELPLTAAIRQSQLTLCHGQAIVRNSICHSRQSSIISDTSATEGDRSSSPSDTSSPHHRTHSPCNSMEDLEEQKCKKKREVLSLGSLSRVFSRVKQHRSVDPGSKSATLPSAGHDITQQLRLCFHKDDLSRSTDCDH, encoded by the exons ATGGATGATAACGGACAGCCGGACGAGTGCGCGGACGGGGCCGTCCAGTCCTGCAGCCATGAGGGGGCCATCCTGCGGCCTCACGCAGCGCTCAGACCGGGCCAGCTGGGGACCGGCGACATGCCTGCTGCCGATCCCAGCCAGCACAACATGCACG ATCCCCCTTGGGATGAGTCAtgggaggaggtgcaggaggaggtgctgctGCTGAATCAGATGAAAGACATGGACAGGTCTCCTGTGGGTGGTGCCGAGGAGATGTCCGTCACCAAGCTTTGGGAGCAGCTGACCCAGAGAGACCAAGAACTGCGCCGTGCTAAGGAGGCCTTGCAAG CGATGAAGGCTGACCGGAAGCGCTTGAAAATGGAGAAGGAAGACTTGGAAAAGCAGATGCAGGAGCTGTATGCCACGCTGGAGAGCCGCGAGGAGCAGCTCAGAGACTTCATCCGCAACTACGAGCAGCACAGGAAG gagagTGAGGATGCTGTGAAGATGTTGGCAAAGGAGAAGGacctgctggagagagagaagtgggaaTTAAAGAGGGAGAGCAAAGAAGCAATAGACTGCGCCAACATCCTGCACTCCAAGCTGcagctgagagagaaaaggagcaAGGAGCTGGAGGCTGAACTCAGCACT GCAAAGCAGTCCCTGTGCAGCCTCACCAAGGATGTCCCCAAGCGCCATTCCCTAGCCACACCCACTGAGCTTGTTACCCCTGGAAACCAGGAATGGACGAAACAGGCAGAACTGCCCCTCACTGCCGCCATTAGACAGAGTCAGCTGACCCTTTGCCACGGGCAAG CGATTGTGAGGAACAGCATATGCCACTCGCGCCAATCATCCATCATTTCTGACACCTCTGCTACCGAGGGCGACCGTTCCTCCTCCCCCAGTGACACCAGCTCCCCCCACCACAGGACGCACTCCCCCTGCAAT tcaatggaggacctggaggagcAGAAGTgtaagaaaaagagggaggtgCTGAGTTTGGGCTCGCTGTCTCGTGTTTTTTCCCGGGTAAAGCAGCACAGGTCTGTGGACCCAG GTTCAAAATCTGCTacactgccatctgctggtcaTGATATCACACAGCAGCTCAG gctttgcttCCACAAAGATGACCTCTCCAGGAGTACTGACTGTGATCATTAA
- the kaznb gene encoding kazrin, periplakin interacting protein b isoform X3, which translates to MKDMDRSPVGGAEEMSVTKLWEQLTQRDQELRRAKEALQAMKADRKRLKMEKEDLEKQMQELYATLESREEQLRDFIRNYEQHRKESEDAVKMLAKEKDLLEREKWELKRESKEAIDCANILHSKLQLREKRSKELEAELSTAKQSLCSLTKDVPKRHSLATPTELVTPGNQEWTKQAELPLTAAIRQSQLTLCHGQAIVRNSICHSRQSSIISDTSATEGDRSSSPSDTSSPHHRTHSPCNSMEDLEEQKCKKKREVLSLGSLSRVFSRVKQHRSVDPGSKSATLPSAGHDITQQLRLCFHKDDLSRSTDCDH; encoded by the exons ATGAAAGACATGGACAGGTCTCCTGTGGGTGGTGCCGAGGAGATGTCCGTCACCAAGCTTTGGGAGCAGCTGACCCAGAGAGACCAAGAACTGCGCCGTGCTAAGGAGGCCTTGCAAG CGATGAAGGCTGACCGGAAGCGCTTGAAAATGGAGAAGGAAGACTTGGAAAAGCAGATGCAGGAGCTGTATGCCACGCTGGAGAGCCGCGAGGAGCAGCTCAGAGACTTCATCCGCAACTACGAGCAGCACAGGAAG gagagTGAGGATGCTGTGAAGATGTTGGCAAAGGAGAAGGacctgctggagagagagaagtgggaaTTAAAGAGGGAGAGCAAAGAAGCAATAGACTGCGCCAACATCCTGCACTCCAAGCTGcagctgagagagaaaaggagcaAGGAGCTGGAGGCTGAACTCAGCACT GCAAAGCAGTCCCTGTGCAGCCTCACCAAGGATGTCCCCAAGCGCCATTCCCTAGCCACACCCACTGAGCTTGTTACCCCTGGAAACCAGGAATGGACGAAACAGGCAGAACTGCCCCTCACTGCCGCCATTAGACAGAGTCAGCTGACCCTTTGCCACGGGCAAG CGATTGTGAGGAACAGCATATGCCACTCGCGCCAATCATCCATCATTTCTGACACCTCTGCTACCGAGGGCGACCGTTCCTCCTCCCCCAGTGACACCAGCTCCCCCCACCACAGGACGCACTCCCCCTGCAAT tcaatggaggacctggaggagcAGAAGTgtaagaaaaagagggaggtgCTGAGTTTGGGCTCGCTGTCTCGTGTTTTTTCCCGGGTAAAGCAGCACAGGTCTGTGGACCCAG GTTCAAAATCTGCTacactgccatctgctggtcaTGATATCACACAGCAGCTCAG gctttgcttCCACAAAGATGACCTCTCCAGGAGTACTGACTGTGATCATTAA
- the kaznb gene encoding kazrin, periplakin interacting protein b isoform X2 produces the protein MDDNGQPDECADGAVQSCSHEGAILRPHAALRPGQLGTGDMPAADPSQHNMHDPPWDESWEEVQEEVLLLNQMKDMDRSPVGGAEEMSVTKLWEQLTQRDQELRRAKEALQAMKADRKRLKMEKEDLEKQMQELYATLESREEQLRDFIRNYEQHRKESEDAVKMLAKEKDLLEREKWELKRESKEAIDCANILHSKLQLREKRSKELEAELSTAKQSLCSLTKDVPKRHSLATPTELVTPGNQEWTKQAELPLTAAIRQSQLTLCHGQAIVRNSICHSRQSSIISDTSATEGDRSSSPSDTSSPHHRTHSPCNSMEDLEEQKCKKKREVLSLGSLSRVFSRVKQHRFKICYTAICWS, from the exons ATGGATGATAACGGACAGCCGGACGAGTGCGCGGACGGGGCCGTCCAGTCCTGCAGCCATGAGGGGGCCATCCTGCGGCCTCACGCAGCGCTCAGACCGGGCCAGCTGGGGACCGGCGACATGCCTGCTGCCGATCCCAGCCAGCACAACATGCACG ATCCCCCTTGGGATGAGTCAtgggaggaggtgcaggaggaggtgctgctGCTGAATCAGATGAAAGACATGGACAGGTCTCCTGTGGGTGGTGCCGAGGAGATGTCCGTCACCAAGCTTTGGGAGCAGCTGACCCAGAGAGACCAAGAACTGCGCCGTGCTAAGGAGGCCTTGCAAG CGATGAAGGCTGACCGGAAGCGCTTGAAAATGGAGAAGGAAGACTTGGAAAAGCAGATGCAGGAGCTGTATGCCACGCTGGAGAGCCGCGAGGAGCAGCTCAGAGACTTCATCCGCAACTACGAGCAGCACAGGAAG gagagTGAGGATGCTGTGAAGATGTTGGCAAAGGAGAAGGacctgctggagagagagaagtgggaaTTAAAGAGGGAGAGCAAAGAAGCAATAGACTGCGCCAACATCCTGCACTCCAAGCTGcagctgagagagaaaaggagcaAGGAGCTGGAGGCTGAACTCAGCACT GCAAAGCAGTCCCTGTGCAGCCTCACCAAGGATGTCCCCAAGCGCCATTCCCTAGCCACACCCACTGAGCTTGTTACCCCTGGAAACCAGGAATGGACGAAACAGGCAGAACTGCCCCTCACTGCCGCCATTAGACAGAGTCAGCTGACCCTTTGCCACGGGCAAG CGATTGTGAGGAACAGCATATGCCACTCGCGCCAATCATCCATCATTTCTGACACCTCTGCTACCGAGGGCGACCGTTCCTCCTCCCCCAGTGACACCAGCTCCCCCCACCACAGGACGCACTCCCCCTGCAAT tcaatggaggacctggaggagcAGAAGTgtaagaaaaagagggaggtgCTGAGTTTGGGCTCGCTGTCTCGTGTTTTTTCCCGGGTAAAGCAGCACAG GTTCAAAATCTGCTacactgccatctgctggtcaTGA
- the tmem51b gene encoding transmembrane protein 51b: MCSSRGVCGGEDRASPSSGSVSSSGSQYALCALGVGLIALGIVMIVWSVVPAEAAGNSSSGGGGGTGSGSSESDLDTRGKTSSVAFVLVGAGVAMLLLAICLSVRNKRRQPQRQAQGADSVYRAPGEQGETEADPLPRYDVPSYEEAVGSGQYPVRQSNLRNSTSQLPSYEDLLQAVENEGREPAAGTGQDPSQPAPAAEAPQPAPEPQAAPPAPEPQAAPPARHSTRSSRLLRPLKVRRIKSDKLHLKDFRLNLRNPAQAGRVTIEPLTPPPQYEDKVPEFGDRPSQAEA, translated from the exons ATGTGCTccagcaggggtgtgtgtgggggggaggacCGGGCGTCGCCCAGCTCTGGGTCGGTCAGCAGTTCCGGGTCGCAGTACGCCCTGTGCGCGCTGGGCGTGGGGCTGATTGCCCTGGGCATAGTGATGATCGTGTGGAGCGTGGTTCCCGCCGAGGCCGCGGGgaacagcagcagcggcggcggcggcggcacgGGGTCCGGGAGCAGCGAATCGGATCTGGACACCCGGGGGAAGACGTCGTCGGTGGCGTTCGTCCTGGTGGGGGCAGGCGTGGCCATGCTGCTCCTGGCCATCTGCCTGAGCGTGAGGAACAAGCGGCGGCAGCCTCAGCGCCAGGCGCAGGGAGCGGACAGCGTGTACCGGGCGCCCGGGGAGCAGGGCGAAAC ggaAGCGGACCCTCTCCCCAGGTATGATGTCCCCAGCTATGAGGAGGCGGTGGGGAGCGGGCAGTACCCAGTTCGCCAGAGCAACCTGCGGAACAGCACCTCCCAGCTCCCGTCCTACGAGGACCTGCTCCAGGCTGTAGAGAACGAGGGGAGGGAGCCAGCAGCCGGCACAGGGCAGGACCCGTCGCAGCCTGCCCCCGCCGCGGAGGCCCCTCAGCCCGCCCCCGAGCCCCAGGCGGCTCCGCCCGCCCCCGAGCCCCAggcggccccgcccgcccgccacaGCACCCGCTCGAGCCGGCTCCTTCGCCCCCTCAAAGTGCGCCGGATCAAATCCGACAAGCTGCACCTCAAGGACTTCCGCCTGAACCTCCGCAACCCCGCGCAGGCCGGCCGGGTCACCATCGAGCCTCTCACCCCCCCGCCGCAGTACGAGGACAAGGTGCCCGAGTTCGGAGATCGCCCCTCGCAGGCGGAGGCATGA
- the LOC118211365 gene encoding EF-hand domain-containing protein D2-like encodes MASDELASKLTRRLQIEDGTEDAVAVDEAEENGEDEKSTTANADNELGAKLLRRGQLNEGVGQHQQPSDRVYNPNTEFKEFSRKQIKDMEKMFKQYDAGKDGFIDLMELKLMMEKLEAPQTHLGLKNMIKEVDEDLDNKLSFREFLLIFRKAAAGELVEGSGLQVLATLSEIDVSTEGVKGAKSFFEAKVQAISESNRFEAEIRQEQEEKKKELEEKKQRKAAFKELKSAFK; translated from the exons ATGGCATCTGATGAGCTGGCATCTAAACTGACACGGCGCCTGCAAATAGAGGATGGCACCGAGGACGCGGTGGCCGTGGACGAGGCAGAAGAAAACGGAGAGGATGAGAAGTCGACTACAGCCAACGCTGACAATGAACTGGGTGCCAAACTACTGCGCCGAGGGCAGCTGAACGAAGGGGTCGGGCAACATCAGCAGCCCAGTGACAGGGTGTACAATCCGAACACGGAGTTTAAGGAATTCTCCCGGAAGCAAATCAAAGacatggaaaaaatgttcaaaca GTATGACGCAGGCAAGGATGGGTTCATTGACCTCATGGAGCTCAAACTGATGATGGAGAAGCTGGAGGCTCCGCAGACTCACCTGGGCCTAAAGAACATGATCAAAGAGGTGGATGAGGATCTGGACAACAAGCTGAGCTTCAGAGAG TTCCTGCTGATTTTCCGGAAGGCGGCAGCTGGCGAGCTGGTGGAGGGCTCCGGCTTGCAAGTCCTGGCCACACTCTCCGAGATCGACGTGTCCACAGAGGGCGTGAAGGGTGCCAAGTCCTTCTTTGAGGCAAAA GTCCAGGCCATTAGCGAATCCAACCGCTTCGAGGCAGAGATTCGTcaagagcaggaggagaaaaagaaagagctggaggagaagaagcAACGAAAGGCAGCTTTTAAAGAGCTGAAGTCAGCCTTCAAATAA